One window of Brevibacterium pigmentatum genomic DNA carries:
- a CDS encoding dihydrofolate reductase family protein — translation MGELRYSINVTVDGCCDHRVGVISDDFHRHHANNLKRADGLIFGRITYQMMEDAWRRPEGDTTPEEDLDPFVAAIDPARKYVVSSTLDSVDWNSELIRGDLATAVRELKERSVTGLAVGGVTLPLALAELGLIDEFEFVIHPCIAGHGPYLFAGMSDVVDLELVDRTKLESGHAIHTYRPKNLASR, via the coding sequence ATGGGCGAGCTGAGGTACTCGATCAACGTCACCGTCGACGGCTGCTGTGATCATCGCGTGGGAGTCATCAGCGATGATTTCCATCGCCATCATGCGAACAATCTCAAGCGTGCCGACGGGCTGATCTTCGGTCGCATCACCTACCAGATGATGGAAGACGCCTGGCGCCGGCCCGAAGGTGACACGACCCCGGAAGAAGACCTCGACCCGTTCGTCGCAGCCATCGACCCGGCCCGCAAATACGTCGTCTCGAGCACCTTGGACAGCGTCGACTGGAATTCCGAACTCATCCGCGGCGACCTCGCCACCGCCGTCCGCGAGCTCAAGGAACGATCCGTGACGGGACTCGCAGTCGGGGGAGTGACGTTGCCGCTCGCGCTCGCCGAACTCGGCCTCATCGACGAATTCGAATTCGTCATCCACCCCTGCATCGCCGGCCACGGACCGTACCTCTTCGCTGGCATGAGCGACGTCGTCGACCTGGAACTCGTCGACCGCACCAAACTCGAATCGGGGCACGCGATCCATACGTACCGGCCGAAGAACCTAGCGTCCCGATAG
- a CDS encoding CaiB/BaiF CoA transferase family protein gives MSTHRLPLSGVRVLELGNYIAAPTAGRMLADFGAEVIKVERPGTGDELRNWRLKAGDTSMLYRTINRNKKSVVLDLRSDEGREAVLELVRRSDILLENFRPGTLEKWGLGPDVLEEANPDLVFVRISAFGQTGPMSSRPGFAAVAEGYSGFRELVGDPDRPPVRVGISIGDSIAGMQAAFGAVMMLFDRQRQKIAGAAEAVVGSAHSFEGKGPLSERTVDVALNEAMFSVMESLVPDYSAFGEVRTRTGGRMEGIAPSNGYLCAGGKSVVIAGNGDGIFPRLMTAIDRSDLAEDADLQTNAGRWQRRDELDEAIGEWCAERSVEDVVEALEEVGVPAGPIYTAEDLVADEQLAARGMIQNLDVSTGEEVLEDVAFPGITPVIGGESIAIDHLGPDLGEHTDEVLSWLGLSPDQGAAPESDQDSSED, from the coding sequence ATGAGCACGCACCGACTTCCCCTTTCCGGTGTGCGAGTCCTCGAACTCGGCAACTACATCGCCGCACCCACCGCCGGGCGGATGCTCGCGGACTTCGGCGCCGAGGTGATCAAAGTCGAACGCCCCGGCACCGGCGACGAACTGCGCAACTGGCGGCTCAAGGCCGGCGACACCTCGATGCTCTACCGCACGATCAACCGCAACAAGAAGTCCGTCGTGCTCGACCTGCGCAGCGACGAGGGACGCGAGGCCGTGCTCGAACTCGTCCGCCGCAGCGACATCCTGCTCGAGAACTTCCGCCCCGGCACCCTCGAGAAGTGGGGACTCGGCCCCGACGTGCTCGAGGAGGCCAACCCCGACCTCGTCTTCGTGCGCATCTCCGCCTTCGGCCAGACCGGACCGATGTCGTCGCGCCCCGGATTCGCCGCCGTGGCCGAAGGCTATTCGGGCTTCCGCGAACTCGTCGGCGATCCCGACCGCCCACCCGTGCGCGTGGGCATCTCGATCGGCGATTCGATCGCCGGCATGCAGGCGGCCTTCGGCGCCGTGATGATGCTCTTCGACCGACAGCGGCAGAAGATCGCCGGAGCCGCCGAGGCGGTCGTCGGATCCGCGCACAGCTTCGAAGGCAAGGGCCCGCTGTCGGAGCGGACCGTCGACGTCGCGCTCAACGAGGCGATGTTCTCCGTGATGGAATCCCTCGTTCCCGACTACTCCGCTTTCGGCGAGGTCCGCACCCGCACCGGCGGTCGGATGGAGGGCATCGCGCCGTCGAACGGCTACCTCTGCGCCGGCGGGAAATCCGTGGTCATCGCCGGCAACGGGGACGGAATCTTCCCGCGGCTGATGACGGCGATCGACCGTTCCGACCTCGCCGAGGATGCCGACCTGCAGACGAATGCCGGCCGTTGGCAGCGGCGCGACGAACTCGACGAGGCGATCGGCGAGTGGTGCGCCGAGCGTTCAGTTGAGGACGTCGTCGAGGCCCTGGAAGAAGTGGGTGTTCCGGCCGGGCCCATCTACACGGCCGAAGACCTCGTCGCCGATGAGCAGCTCGCCGCACGCGGAATGATCCAGAACCTCGACGTGTCCACCGGCGAGGAGGTCCTGGAGGACGTCGCGTTCCCGGGAATCACTCCGGTCATCGGCGGTGAATCGATCGCGATCGACCACCTCGGGCCCGACTTGGGCGAACACACCGACGAGGTGCTGTCGTGGCTGGGGCTGAGCCCAGATCAGGGAGCTGCCCCGGAGTCGGACCAGGACAGCAGCGAGGACTGA
- a CDS encoding CaiB/BaiF CoA transferase family protein — MTTEHAPATTPEPLPLEGIRVIEFSHMVMGPSCGMILADLGAEVIKIEPRGPGDKTRYLPGSGSGLFPAFNRNKHSVQLDIAEAADRDRVLDLIDSADVLLENFRVGKMDSIGFGYEELSARNPGLIYCSLKGFLSGPYGNRAALDEVVQMLGGLAYMTGPPGQPLRAGASVNDIMGGMFGVIGIQSALRVRETTGRGKLINSALFENNAFLVGTHMAQAQISGEPPRPMPTRQATWAVYDIFRDAADNQVFVAAVSDGQWRDLCDEFGLTGLAADPDMLTNQGRVDQRDRIHSELQQALSQLSLAEIEEKCTRRGLPVAPVNTPADLTDDPHLVASGALAHTGLPTGVSVDVPLLPLTFDGNRLGLRSDVPEPGRHNSHYRDGPAVPTGPPVDGPQPDEGRLG; from the coding sequence ATGACCACCGAACACGCACCCGCAACGACCCCCGAACCCCTGCCGCTCGAAGGCATCCGCGTCATCGAGTTCTCCCACATGGTCATGGGGCCCAGCTGCGGGATGATCCTGGCCGACCTCGGCGCCGAGGTCATCAAGATCGAACCCCGCGGTCCCGGCGACAAGACCCGCTACCTGCCCGGGTCCGGATCCGGTCTTTTCCCCGCGTTCAACCGCAACAAGCACAGCGTCCAACTCGATATCGCCGAGGCGGCCGACCGTGACCGCGTCCTCGACCTCATCGATTCCGCCGACGTCCTCCTCGAGAACTTTCGCGTCGGCAAAATGGACTCGATCGGATTCGGATACGAGGAGTTGTCCGCACGGAATCCCGGACTCATCTACTGCTCCCTCAAGGGGTTCCTCTCCGGTCCCTACGGGAACCGGGCCGCCCTCGACGAGGTCGTGCAGATGCTCGGCGGACTGGCCTATATGACCGGCCCTCCCGGGCAGCCGCTGCGCGCCGGCGCCAGCGTCAACGACATCATGGGCGGAATGTTCGGAGTCATCGGCATCCAGTCGGCACTGCGGGTGCGCGAGACCACCGGCCGCGGAAAACTCATCAACTCCGCACTGTTCGAGAACAACGCGTTCCTCGTCGGCACGCATATGGCGCAGGCACAGATCAGCGGCGAACCGCCCCGACCGATGCCGACCAGGCAGGCCACCTGGGCCGTCTATGACATCTTCCGCGACGCCGCCGACAACCAGGTCTTCGTCGCCGCCGTCTCCGACGGGCAGTGGCGCGACCTCTGCGACGAATTCGGGCTGACGGGGCTCGCCGCCGACCCGGACATGCTGACCAACCAGGGCCGAGTCGACCAACGCGACCGCATCCATTCAGAACTCCAGCAGGCACTGTCCCAGCTGAGCCTGGCCGAGATCGAAGAGAAGTGCACCCGGCGCGGACTGCCGGTCGCCCCGGTCAATACTCCCGCCGACCTCACCGACGATCCGCACCTCGTCGCCTCCGGAGCGCTCGCCCACACCGGGCTGCCGACGGGCGTAAGCGTCGATGTGCCGCTGCTGCCGCTGACCTTCGACGGGAACCGGCTCGGCCTGCGCAGCGATGTGCCGGAACCGGGCCGCCACAACAGCCACTACCGGGACGGCCCGGCAGTGCCGACGGGCCCACCGGTCGACGGACCTCAGCCCGACGAGGGCCGCCTGGGCTGA
- a CDS encoding helix-turn-helix domain-containing protein yields MKATTDNPPPEIGVIDRSAAILAVLQDSPMTAAEVCRRLGYSKSTTYRLLTDLRAHKFIIRDSSGLLRLGPFPGRRNIATTNSVLEHLRTMTGESVQLWVRVGEDRVCVRNVEADHELRVSRGVGAVLPLVDGGSAALALCGPGNPAEFYATKQARVAGTASASVAFTVGAIVFALCVSYPLTREPDNVAGAYRSLLSRAAVELRALLDGSEELEVLRDIARLALGARKQAGE; encoded by the coding sequence ATGAAAGCAACGACTGACAATCCACCGCCGGAGATCGGCGTCATCGACCGCAGCGCGGCCATCCTCGCAGTCCTCCAGGACTCGCCGATGACGGCTGCAGAAGTGTGTCGCCGCCTCGGCTATTCGAAGTCGACGACCTACCGGCTGCTCACCGACCTGCGGGCGCACAAGTTCATCATCCGTGACTCCTCGGGGCTGTTGCGGTTGGGGCCGTTCCCGGGCCGGCGCAATATCGCCACGACGAATTCAGTGCTCGAGCATCTGCGGACGATGACCGGGGAGTCCGTGCAGCTGTGGGTCCGGGTCGGTGAGGACCGCGTGTGCGTGCGCAACGTCGAAGCCGATCATGAGCTGCGCGTCTCCCGCGGAGTCGGGGCAGTGCTCCCGCTCGTCGACGGCGGCTCGGCGGCCCTGGCGCTGTGCGGGCCGGGAAACCCAGCGGAGTTCTACGCGACGAAGCAGGCACGGGTGGCCGGGACCGCCTCGGCGAGCGTGGCGTTCACCGTCGGGGCGATCGTGTTCGCCCTTTGCGTGTCCTACCCGCTGACACGGGAGCCGGACAACGTCGCCGGCGCCTATCGCAGCCTGCTCAGCCGGGCCGCCGTCGAGCTGCGGGCGCTGCTCGACGGCAGTGAGGAGCTCGAAGTGCTGCGCGATATCGCCCGGTTGGCGCTGGGCGCGCGGAAGCAGGCGGGGGAGTAA
- a CDS encoding NADPH-dependent FMN reductase, whose product MTTRIAVVVGNPSPNSRTRQVAEDLAAKIAEVTGSEIDETIELAEVTDQIFEWKSDRLNTLTERLATADYAVIATPTYKASYTGLLKAFLDRYDAGGLHGLTAIPVFTIGSPAHTLAVETTLRPLLVELGASVPTKGLAFPTAKFDERSSVLDEWVDSQKAYLPQR is encoded by the coding sequence ATGACCACACGCATCGCCGTCGTCGTCGGCAACCCGAGCCCAAATTCGCGAACCCGCCAAGTTGCCGAAGACCTCGCCGCCAAGATCGCCGAGGTGACCGGATCCGAGATCGACGAAACCATCGAACTCGCCGAGGTGACCGACCAGATCTTCGAGTGGAAGTCCGACCGCCTCAACACACTCACCGAGCGTCTGGCCACCGCCGACTACGCCGTCATCGCCACGCCGACCTATAAGGCCAGCTACACCGGACTGCTCAAAGCCTTCCTCGACCGGTACGACGCTGGCGGTCTGCATGGGCTGACCGCGATCCCGGTCTTCACCATCGGGTCCCCGGCGCACACGCTCGCGGTGGAGACGACCCTGCGTCCGCTGCTCGTCGAACTCGGCGCCAGCGTGCCGACGAAGGGCCTCGCGTTCCCGACCGCGAAGTTCGATGAGCGTTCGAGTGTGCTCGACGAATGGGTCGACAGCCAGAAGGCGTACCTGCCGCAGAGGTGA
- a CDS encoding putative quinol monooxygenase, translating into MIFIVVKFPVKPELADQWPELTREFTEATRAEPGNKWFDWSRSLDDPNEYVLVEAFDDDAAEAHVKSDHFQAATATGGPMHSALTATPKIISRQIDGDDWDAMGELQID; encoded by the coding sequence ATGATCTTCATCGTCGTAAAGTTCCCCGTCAAGCCCGAACTGGCCGACCAGTGGCCCGAGCTGACCCGCGAGTTCACTGAGGCGACCCGTGCCGAACCGGGCAACAAATGGTTCGACTGGTCGCGCAGCCTCGATGACCCGAACGAGTACGTCCTCGTCGAAGCCTTCGACGACGATGCCGCCGAAGCGCATGTGAAGTCCGACCACTTCCAGGCCGCGACCGCCACGGGCGGGCCGATGCACTCAGCACTGACAGCGACCCCGAAGATCATCTCCCGTCAGATCGACGGCGACGATTGGGATGCGATGGGCGAGCTGCAGATCGACTGA
- a CDS encoding tripartite tricarboxylate transporter permease: MDTLIDLGGGFASALEPVSLAFALLGVLLGTVVGVLPGIGPISAIAILIPVSFGMEPVHGLILLCGIYYGSMYGGSITATLIKTPGEVSSAVTAIEGYEMARRGRGKAALATAAIGSFLAGTLAIIGLTFLSPVLVKLANVFGATEYFLLMATALLLASTMSAGSRAKALISIFIGLAVGLIGLDFQTGLPRQTFGMSLLSDGIDFTIFAMALFAIPEAIRNLALGRGAKDEIQSFGNDKWMTKQDWQRSAGPWARGSVVGFIIGILPGVGPSLASFMSYIMEKRISKRQDEFGHGAIEGVAGPEAANNAGVGGAMIPLFSLGIPGSATTALLLFVFTMYGLQPGPLIFRDETGLIWTIIASMYIGNLALIILNLPLVGVFVKLLKMPKEILFSSILVLVVIGAYAIEFSLFGLMMLGIFGVIGYLMEKGGIPLAPAILALVLVPLLEDNFRRMLQISGGSFAPLVTRPVSLSIIILMVAGIIGPIIFRWWVSRRKLLADVTVS; the protein is encoded by the coding sequence ATGGACACTCTCATCGATCTGGGAGGCGGCTTCGCCTCGGCGCTCGAGCCGGTCAGTCTTGCCTTCGCCCTCCTCGGCGTGCTGCTCGGCACAGTCGTCGGAGTGCTGCCGGGAATCGGTCCGATCTCTGCGATCGCGATCCTCATTCCGGTCTCCTTCGGCATGGAGCCGGTGCACGGGCTCATCCTGTTGTGCGGAATCTACTACGGGTCGATGTACGGCGGCTCGATCACCGCCACGCTCATCAAAACCCCTGGTGAGGTCTCCAGCGCGGTGACCGCGATCGAAGGCTACGAGATGGCTCGCCGTGGACGGGGCAAGGCGGCCCTGGCGACCGCGGCGATCGGATCGTTCCTCGCCGGAACCCTGGCGATCATCGGTTTGACGTTCCTCTCGCCCGTCCTTGTCAAGCTCGCGAACGTCTTCGGCGCCACCGAATACTTCCTGCTCATGGCCACGGCTCTGCTGCTCGCGTCGACGATGTCGGCGGGTTCGCGGGCCAAGGCGCTCATCTCGATCTTCATCGGTCTGGCCGTGGGCCTCATCGGCCTCGACTTCCAGACCGGGCTGCCCCGGCAGACGTTCGGGATGAGTCTGCTCTCCGACGGAATCGACTTCACGATCTTCGCGATGGCGCTCTTCGCTATCCCCGAGGCGATCCGGAACCTCGCGCTCGGACGTGGGGCCAAGGACGAGATCCAGAGCTTCGGCAACGACAAGTGGATGACGAAGCAGGACTGGCAGCGGTCGGCCGGGCCCTGGGCCCGCGGTTCCGTCGTCGGGTTCATCATCGGCATCCTGCCCGGAGTCGGTCCCTCGCTGGCTTCGTTCATGTCCTACATCATGGAGAAGCGGATCTCGAAGCGACAGGACGAATTCGGTCACGGCGCCATCGAAGGTGTGGCCGGTCCGGAGGCGGCGAACAACGCCGGTGTGGGCGGTGCGATGATTCCGCTGTTCAGCCTCGGCATCCCGGGATCGGCGACGACGGCGCTGCTGCTCTTCGTGTTCACGATGTATGGTCTGCAGCCCGGGCCGCTGATCTTCCGTGACGAGACCGGTCTGATCTGGACGATCATCGCGAGCATGTACATCGGCAACCTCGCGCTCATCATCCTCAACCTGCCGCTGGTCGGGGTGTTCGTGAAGCTGCTGAAGATGCCCAAGGAGATCCTCTTCTCGTCCATCCTCGTGCTCGTGGTCATCGGCGCCTACGCCATCGAATTCAGTCTGTTCGGGCTGATGATGCTCGGCATCTTCGGCGTCATTGGCTACCTCATGGAGAAGGGCGGGATCCCTTTGGCCCCGGCGATCCTCGCGCTCGTGCTCGTGCCGCTGCTCGAGGACAACTTCCGGCGCATGCTGCAGATCTCCGGCGGATCGTTCGCGCCCCTGGTCACCAGGCCGGTGTCGCTGTCGATCATCATCCTCATGGTGGCAGGCATCATCGGACCCATCATCTTCCGGTGGTGGGTGTCGAGGCGGAAGCTGCTCGCCGACGTGACGGTGTCGTGA
- a CDS encoding tripartite tricarboxylate transporter TctB family protein has translation MTAHRTDLITGGAIAVIGAVYYIATFSIQETANIVTPRTFPAIVGIGLIVLGLFLAGQAIVRHRRDTLAEAGPGSAESAESAGSARTSAAGDGDGAAASAGESSVETAGRSSGEDGVGGIVLEAPPEPQLRKVVFQFALFFVYLAILIPVGFLLSTAAFLMGLTSIYAPEKWIRNLIFSVVFAGVVYAAFVYGLAVYLPVGILG, from the coding sequence ATGACCGCTCACCGCACCGACCTCATCACCGGCGGCGCCATCGCCGTCATCGGCGCGGTGTACTACATCGCGACGTTCTCCATCCAGGAGACCGCGAACATCGTCACCCCTCGCACCTTCCCCGCCATCGTCGGGATCGGGCTCATCGTGCTCGGGCTCTTCCTCGCCGGGCAGGCCATCGTCCGGCACCGGAGGGACACCCTCGCCGAGGCGGGGCCCGGGTCCGCGGAATCCGCTGAGTCGGCAGGATCCGCACGCACGAGCGCGGCGGGGGATGGGGACGGTGCGGCCGCCTCGGCGGGGGAATCCTCCGTGGAAACCGCGGGCCGATCCTCCGGTGAGGACGGGGTCGGCGGGATCGTGCTCGAAGCGCCGCCGGAACCGCAGCTGCGGAAGGTCGTGTTCCAGTTCGCGCTCTTCTTCGTCTACCTCGCGATCCTCATCCCGGTTGGATTCCTGCTGTCGACGGCGGCGTTTCTGATGGGGCTGACCAGCATCTATGCGCCGGAGAAGTGGATCCGCAACCTCATCTTCTCCGTCGTCTTCGCCGGCGTGGTCTACGCGGCGTTCGTCTACGGGCTCGCGGTGTACCTGCCCGTCGGGATCCTGGGTTAG
- a CDS encoding sodium:solute symporter family protein, with protein sequence MSTIEIVTLGGIVLVAILGFIGRKKPNADLSEWTVGGRRFGVATTWLLQAGETFTTFTFLGTAGLVVSGGAAAFYSMPYVPLGYLVLYFIGPKIWRMAKARGHLTQADFLEHSYSSRTLGVIAGICGVIFLLPYLQLQITGLGLIVQLVTGNRTTGVWSMVIAFILVVAFVLWSGLRGVATTAYFKDALMLVMLFVVCISIPIHFTGGFTNVFDTVAATMPDLLSVHGTEEYGIPWYISNMAISAIGVAFVTLPHMWPPILAARSSAVLRQNYLWLPIYNTFIVLPLIVGYVAVVILGRNTDADSALLHLSGQMFPDWVIGVLAVAGITTAMVPSAALLIGISTLASRNVFRIRSERHQFTATQIIVVVATALSLLLAIVMPDLLANLLLLTFSGLDQLAPAIAAALFFRGRLSVRSIIAGLAAGLIVVIAYTFWLPLPWAISEGIIGLGVNILVVAVCEAVRAGVGRSQAEIPTESIGQRA encoded by the coding sequence ATGAGCACTATCGAGATCGTCACCCTCGGCGGAATCGTCCTCGTCGCGATCCTCGGCTTCATCGGACGCAAGAAGCCCAATGCCGACCTCTCCGAGTGGACCGTCGGCGGCCGACGCTTCGGCGTGGCCACCACCTGGCTGCTTCAGGCCGGCGAAACCTTCACCACTTTCACTTTCCTCGGTACCGCGGGGCTCGTGGTCTCGGGAGGCGCCGCCGCCTTCTACTCGATGCCCTACGTACCCCTCGGCTACCTGGTCCTCTACTTCATCGGCCCGAAGATCTGGCGCATGGCCAAAGCACGCGGACACCTGACACAGGCCGACTTCCTCGAACACAGCTACTCCTCGCGCACCCTCGGAGTCATCGCCGGCATCTGCGGAGTCATCTTCCTGCTGCCCTACCTGCAGCTGCAGATCACCGGACTCGGCCTCATCGTCCAACTCGTTACCGGCAACCGAACGACGGGCGTGTGGTCAATGGTCATCGCCTTCATCCTCGTCGTCGCCTTCGTCCTGTGGTCGGGCCTGCGAGGCGTAGCCACGACCGCGTACTTCAAAGACGCGCTCATGCTCGTCATGCTCTTCGTCGTATGCATCTCGATCCCCATCCATTTCACCGGCGGATTCACGAACGTCTTCGACACCGTCGCTGCCACTATGCCCGACCTCCTGAGCGTCCACGGCACAGAGGAATACGGCATCCCCTGGTACATCTCGAACATGGCGATCAGCGCCATCGGCGTGGCCTTCGTGACTCTCCCGCACATGTGGCCGCCGATCCTCGCCGCCCGCAGCTCCGCGGTGCTTCGCCAGAACTACCTGTGGCTGCCGATCTACAACACCTTCATCGTCCTGCCGCTCATCGTCGGCTACGTGGCCGTCGTCATCCTCGGTCGGAACACCGATGCCGACTCGGCTCTGCTCCACCTGTCCGGCCAGATGTTCCCCGATTGGGTGATCGGAGTCCTCGCCGTCGCCGGAATCACCACTGCGATGGTGCCCTCGGCCGCGCTGCTCATCGGCATCTCGACCCTGGCTTCACGCAATGTCTTCCGGATCAGATCCGAACGGCATCAGTTCACTGCGACTCAGATCATCGTCGTCGTCGCCACTGCCCTGTCGCTGCTGCTGGCCATCGTCATGCCCGACCTGCTGGCGAACCTCCTGCTGCTGACTTTCTCCGGCCTCGACCAGCTCGCTCCGGCGATCGCTGCGGCTCTCTTCTTCCGCGGTCGTCTCAGTGTTCGCTCGATCATCGCCGGTCTCGCGGCGGGGCTGATCGTCGTCATCGCCTACACGTTCTGGCTGCCGTTGCCGTGGGCGATCAGCGAAGGCATCATCGGCCTCGGCGTCAACATCCTCGTCGTTGCGGTCTGTGAAGCCGTGCGTGCCGGGGTCGGTCGGTCGCAGGCTGAGATTCCGACCGAATCCATCGGTCAACGCGCGTAG
- a CDS encoding Bug family tripartite tricarboxylate transporter substrate binding protein, whose translation MRSTTITRTRTAASAKEKTTRARRRAATIGAVLASVALVATACGNKAQPPGEGGDYPKGPVSVTAPAEPGSGWDTTARALVEALQKEDIVSTPLPVQNKPGGTGCSWLTSMMQQEKGKDDQIAITSLASQTMKARNLCEYGPEDATLIATLYVEDFMVVTPKDGDFKDLDSLVKALKDDPQKVTVAAAGDDTLPFALFAKEAGVDPADINFVNYDGGGEQTTAMLNGDAKVAIAGMSEFRSVIEAGDIEPLVTFAQEPLAAPFDKVPTAKDSGYDVTLGNWRGVYGPAEMPQEAVDFWAKALEDVSKSGAWQETLKNNQWATEFHTGDDAQAYVDDAAKTVAEGVKETDLGNSK comes from the coding sequence ATGCGATCAACGACGATCACACGCACACGGACGGCCGCCTCGGCGAAGGAAAAGACGACGCGTGCCCGCAGGCGCGCGGCGACGATCGGGGCCGTGCTCGCCTCGGTCGCCCTCGTCGCCACCGCCTGCGGAAACAAGGCACAGCCCCCGGGCGAGGGCGGCGACTATCCGAAGGGGCCGGTTTCGGTCACCGCTCCGGCCGAACCCGGATCCGGCTGGGACACCACCGCACGTGCCCTCGTCGAGGCGCTGCAGAAGGAAGACATCGTCTCCACCCCGCTGCCCGTGCAGAACAAACCCGGCGGCACCGGCTGCTCCTGGCTGACATCGATGATGCAGCAGGAGAAGGGCAAGGACGACCAGATCGCCATCACCTCCCTGGCCAGCCAGACGATGAAGGCTCGCAACCTCTGCGAATACGGCCCCGAGGACGCAACCCTCATCGCCACCCTCTACGTCGAGGACTTCATGGTCGTGACCCCGAAGGACGGGGACTTCAAGGACCTCGACTCCCTGGTCAAGGCACTCAAGGACGACCCGCAGAAGGTCACCGTCGCGGCCGCCGGAGACGACACTCTGCCCTTCGCCCTGTTCGCGAAGGAAGCCGGCGTCGACCCGGCCGATATCAACTTCGTCAACTACGACGGCGGCGGAGAGCAGACGACCGCGATGCTCAACGGCGATGCGAAGGTCGCCATCGCCGGAATGAGCGAGTTCCGTTCCGTCATCGAAGCCGGTGACATCGAACCGCTCGTCACCTTCGCCCAGGAACCGCTGGCGGCTCCCTTCGACAAGGTGCCCACCGCGAAGGACTCCGGCTACGACGTGACCCTGGGCAACTGGCGCGGAGTCTACGGACCCGCCGAAATGCCGCAGGAAGCCGTGGACTTCTGGGCCAAGGCGCTCGAAGACGTGAGCAAGTCCGGCGCCTGGCAGGAGACGCTGAAGAACAACCAGTGGGCCACCGAGTTCCACACCGGTGACGACGCCCAGGCCTACGTCGACGACGCGGCCAAGACGGTTGCCGAAGGCGTCAAGGAGACCGACCTGGGCAACAGCAAATGA
- a CDS encoding hydroxymethylglutaryl-CoA lyase: MVRPTSVDILDTTLRDGLQIEEAIVPTDVKVALAEKLIGSGLKHIEVGSFVNPKKVPQMADTDELLRRLAPHEADGVEFFTLVFNLKGAQRAVDAGAKNIKLVLSASEGHSKANSDASIAEASDRLMDAAVFARDQGLRFDITTAVSFICPFDGITEADHLVEVLRPFVDAGAHGVGVADTIGNANPSLVRRNTSAVLEAFADKPVNLHLHDTYNFGMANVIAALDLGIANFDAAMGGLGGCPFAPGAAGNIGTDDLVHLLHREGVATGVDVDALTEVREPLIAAVGHNLTSSLSDIPATPAVFDDRFAAASAKA; the protein is encoded by the coding sequence ATGGTCCGGCCCACTTCCGTCGATATCCTCGACACCACTCTGCGCGACGGGCTGCAGATCGAAGAAGCCATCGTGCCCACCGATGTCAAGGTTGCCCTGGCCGAGAAGCTCATCGGCTCGGGACTCAAGCACATCGAAGTTGGCTCCTTCGTCAATCCGAAGAAGGTTCCGCAGATGGCCGACACCGACGAACTGCTGCGCCGTCTGGCACCGCACGAGGCCGACGGGGTCGAGTTCTTCACCCTCGTATTCAACCTCAAGGGCGCCCAGCGGGCCGTCGACGCAGGCGCCAAGAACATCAAACTCGTGCTCTCGGCCTCCGAGGGGCACTCGAAAGCGAACTCCGACGCCTCCATCGCCGAGGCCTCCGACCGACTCATGGACGCCGCCGTCTTCGCCCGTGACCAGGGACTGCGCTTCGACATCACGACCGCCGTGAGTTTCATCTGCCCCTTCGACGGGATCACCGAGGCGGACCACCTCGTCGAAGTCCTCCGCCCCTTCGTCGATGCCGGAGCCCACGGAGTCGGAGTCGCCGACACCATCGGCAACGCCAACCCGTCGCTGGTCCGCCGCAACACCTCGGCGGTCCTCGAGGCCTTCGCGGACAAACCGGTCAACCTCCACCTCCACGACACATATAACTTCGGAATGGCCAACGTCATCGCCGCCCTCGACCTCGGGATCGCGAACTTCGACGCGGCCATGGGCGGACTCGGCGGCTGCCCATTCGCGCCGGGCGCTGCCGGCAACATCGGCACCGACGACCTCGTCCACCTCCTCCACCGCGAAGGCGTGGCCACCGGCGTCGACGTCGACGCGCTCACCGAGGTCCGCGAGCCCCTCATCGCCGCCGTCGGGCACAACCTCACCTCGAGCCTGTCCGACATTCCCGCCACCCCCGCGGTCTTCGACGACCGGTTCGCGGCCGCCTCGGCGAAGGCCTGA